Within Dermacentor variabilis isolate Ectoservices chromosome 8, ASM5094787v1, whole genome shotgun sequence, the genomic segment tgtgtgtgtctgtgtgtgtgtgtgtgtgtgtgtgtgtgtgtgtgtgtgtgtgtgtgtgtgtgtgtgtgtgtgtgtgtgtgtgtgtgtgtgtgtgtgtgtgtgtgtgttttggtaAATCTCCGCGAGCAATTGGTTGGGATTATTGGTCTTTTCAAACACCTGATTACGTAAAATTCCTTCAAAAAAGTTATCTGGAAAGCAAGCTGAATTGAGTCGATCAATCTCCGAGCTGCATGCTGAACAGTTGACATCTACGGACACATTATTTATTTGCACTTCGCAGGTTATCCTGTGCGGCAAGGTGACGAGCACTTCGTGGCACGACTACCCCATGTGGCTAACGTTCATCATTGTCTGGTTCACGTCGCTCGACTTCAGCTTCATACCCGTCTTCGCAGTTACCCTGCTGGAGTGCACAAAGCTGGTGAGCACACCGCATtcacttcgagcgaacgtgctgAGTAAACTGAGGCGACCGCCATCACGCTTAATCGAAAGCTACACCAAAGATAACTATTTCATACGTTAAGCTGGattagtaaattacgcttctgaaatacaaaaaagaaatataattctggggttttacgtgccataaccacgatctgattttgcGACACGCCGAAGTGGGAGAATTCGGTTTAAGTTTGATCAGCTTGAGTTCGGGAACGTTCACCGAAATACACacgattattttttttgcattccaattCCATTGGAATGCAGCCACTGCAAAAGGAATCCAACCCTCGACCTCGAGATTAGCaacgcagcgccatagccactaagctaccaagGCCGGCGCTTCTAATCTTCTAATAATGTAATCTTGGGCGCTCGCCAAAACTTACGTTTCCCACAAAATCTTTACGCGTAGACGGCTGCAATAATAACAGGATTATTGGCGTGTTATAGGTGTGCGTGAGCGTACACAGCTCACCAACAGTAACGGCTTTCGAGAAGACACTCAAGTAACTACGTGAGCCTATGCTTCTGTCTGCCCAACGTTGTGGCTGTAGCATCGTTCGCAGCTTGCGAGAAATTTTGGTCTTTATTTACACTAAAAAGAGTACTTCAGCCTTAAGTTTTTCGTAGAAGAAAATGTACCGTGATGTTGGATTTATTATTACTGAGGGCGACCGGCCAATAGCAAGCAGCACTTAGGAATGAGACGTTTGGCGAATTCGGCCACATCGTAACTGCACATAAACTGCTGTTCAACGTAAACCTTTTTGTTCAACATTGCACTTCAAAGTTCCAACGTTGCTTCCCGATTTTGTCGCGCCTCCAGAAATTCAAGCAGAGCGTCGGTCCGCAGCCTGTGCGGGTACCGTCGAGCTGGGAGGAAGCCATGATCTACCGACAGCAGATCGCGGTCGAAGTCATCGACAACCGGAAGGTGCTCGAGAAACGGAGCACGCTAATGGCGGCGTCAGAAGTGGCACCCGGTCGACAGCCATCTCACAACACGCACGACTCCAACACGTCCCCGAACTCGGATACGGAGCACATGGCGGGCGACTTGTACGTGGAGTCCGATCGCTCAAAACGCGACGTCAAGTCGCCGAGCGACTGGCGCAACTTTTCCATAGACGACGAGTCTCCTCAGGCCAGGAAGTCCAAGAAGAGGCGAGCGTTGCGCAAGTCCGCCCAGGAAACGGGAACCTTGCACGAGTCCCGAAACTTGAGCTCGCTGCGCCAACTAGCGAGGCGGGCTCAAGAGAAGCCAGCCAAGCCGACGAAGGGGAAGCCGGCCGCCTCTATCGAATCGACGCCGAGGTCCGTACTGGCAGAGGGCCCCAAGCCGATTTACTTTCTTCCCCCCGTCGTCGCTCCCGTAGTAGCCGCAGTTCCCCCTCCAAACCGGGTAGACAAGATCATGCCCACGGCCGCAGAGCGTGACAAAGCCAGCGACGAAAGTGGCGACAGCTTCGATGAGATGGACTTCGTCGTCGACTCGGCGCCCGTGCCCATAGTGTCCGCTCCGGTACCATTCACGGATCCCATCCTTCCAAAGCCGTCGGCCAAGCGGCTGCCGGTCATCGTGAAGTCATTCGAGGATGAAGGCGACAAGCCGCATTTCGTGCAGCGGTACCAGAACGCGGCGTCGGGCCCAGAACCAGCGTTCCGAGGGCGGCCCGCTAGACCGACGAGCAACTTGCCCGTCGCCACGCACACTCCGGCGACGGCATCTGCTACCCCTGTTGGAGCCGGTGCTACGACGTCTCTAGCACACGGCGAGACCTCTGGCCCGCGCGCGCTACGAGCCGAAGAGGACGCAGCCGCCGAGATGCGAGCAGCCGGCCGGAGGGAAGAGCGTCAGGCGCCATCGATGCCGCCCGATGGGCGACGCACTCCCGTCAGGAGAGCCTCGCGCAAGCGATCGATGTCGCGAAGATCGTCGATGACCTCTCAGAAGCCGGACAGCTTCGCCACCTCTGGCCAACGCGTGGCGCAGGTGCCACAGATGGCTACGCAGGCATCCTCCTCGGTCGCCTCAGCAAAAGGGCCTTCTTCAGGTTCAGTCACCCCAGCCGAAGCAGCACCCAGAAAGCTGTTGCAGAGCCAACGCCGGAAGGTGTCCAGGCTGAGTCAGACGAGCCACAAGCCGCCGTCGGATGACCTGCAGTCGGCCTTCCAGACCGGAAAGTTGGCCAAGGACCCCAAGTTGAGCAAAAGTGCTTCCGAGCCGAACGGGTCTGCTCGGCATGGAGCGGCGCTTGCCGTTGGCGTTGCCACTACCGGAGGGCCTTCAGACATTGGTGGAGCAAGTGGCGAGATGAAGCAGGTCGTGCAGGATGAACCATCGCCCGCGCAACCAGGGCCTACCGGAAAAACGCTCCACACGGCGGCAGCAGCATCTGAAGCCGCGAGGTCGACCGGAAAGCGCACAGAGGGCGTCGAGGAACATCCTGGGAAGCACAAGCCCTCGTCGTCCGAGCCTCGACAAGATGGGGCGAAAAGTGTCGAAAGTTCCAAGGTAAGAGACGTTAGCAGAGACAGCGCTTACCTTGAGTCATATTTTTTTTCGACAACCGACACCGCTCTTTCTCTTTGAATACGCAGTGCAGAAAGTGGCTGTAGTAGTTGCACTTATATTAAACTTCATTCGCAGTGAGCGTGTTTAACAACCGTAcacgttttcttttattattatgaCTCATAAATGTCTTGTCTGTTTATGGCCCTATTCATTAATTTTTCTATTACCATTGAAAGCACATATATTAGGGCGGCCGCAAATTTCGGGCATTTCTGTGGCATTCGCCGAAGCATAGCGTTTCCTACAATATacaagagggaactctggcgctgcagtcgttgtcctaccatgatGGGAAGTACATAAATTTGTCTGATCGTGCTTGCGGATTCAGACGTTCATGTGGCTTTTTGTAtcacgctatataaatcttattgtaaatttcagagcagtctatactcttcgaagtgcagaagacgccgcgaacacgcacaattgctactaATCGCAACGATTGAGCTtctcgaggtggccaaatcgaaacacgTCAAGCATCTCAAGGCGTCTcgtgcccgcgataaattcataagggcgtttcacatcgcttgtagatacatgcgtccgtggctcaCACATTATGAACACAGCGTTCTTGCACGGAGATGTTCAAGCGCGGGCCTTCACGGTCGAAGATTTCCGGGACGCTTCGCACAAGGAACGGCTGCTCCCTGACACTGTGGCTTTGGGTGCCTACCAGATCAACCACGTGTGGACCGTGACATTAAAAAGCCCGGAGGCGACGAAGCGGTTGCTGGACTGAAAGAACTTCAGGTCAAGGGGCGACGCTCTCTCGTCATCGACCCACAGGAGCAGCAGGTCAGGTTCCGACATCATTGGTTGCTCCACGGCATGGCAGACGACGACGTGCGTACGGCGTTGACGGCGTTTGGCAAGGTGACCGAGGTTACCTAGAGCGCTGGCGTATGGAGGGGGTGAACGAGAAACGTTCGACAACCCGGacttctcctgaagctcaagagtGGCCTCAAGGTTGATTACCTGCCACACCAGATTCGCGTCGCCCGTGAACTAGCACTGTTGGTTGCACCAGGTCGGCCTATGCAGTGCTTGCGCTGGCATAGTTCAGGACCTGTGCGTCGCGAGTGCAAGGTGCCACGTTGCCCACACTGCCGGCGTTTTGGTAACGTCGACGCCGAGTACATTCGTTACTACGCCGCAGTGACGGGAACAGCCGACGACGAGGATTCAACGGTGGACAatatggacgtgaccgaggcagAGGACGCAGCGAAAGGTGGTGGGTATGGGACAACTGGGGCCACATTGCGATGCCTGAACTCCAGCAAGTGAAGATCGATCAGAGGCAGTACACAGCTCGCCGGACTCTTCAGCAAAAACGGTTGAGAGAACAGACAACCCTGCAAGAGATGTAACTTCTCAATTTGCCGAAGCGTCTACGCTAGTCTCTAAACGGGGTGCCGCAAAAAGCGCCCCTCGTAGTGCTAGTGCGGACCTGGACGCTGTTGGCGTGTCACCGAACGCCAGCGGAGTCTCTGGGAGTACTTGCGTATGCTCGGCAGTCAAATTACCCatggaagacaccacaagcgaaGGAGACAAGGTCGGCGCGCAAAGCATCGAGGGACTGCTTGCGAAAACACCAACGGGTAGGCGCACAAACCTCAGGGCAAGGCTTAGGGGCACGGCGGATAGTATAGTTGACAAGTCAATTTCGCAGAGTGGTGAGACCGTCCCACCGGTCTAGGACTGGACGCGCAAAGTAAGCGCCATGCTCCGAGCCTACCTTTTCCAGAAATCAACGATGGCTCCTCAAACGTCGCTTACACTCGCCACTTTAAAGGTTCGAGGTCTGGCCTCTAGGAGAAAATAAAGCCTACTGTACCGGTTGTTAATGGAAGAAGATTTTGAGTTCTTGGCTgtgcaggagacgaaagtggaaggagaggaggagacggCGATCATGCTGCGGATTTTCACAGCACGGCATCCCGCCGTTCAGAGCCACGCTATTGGCAGGTCCGGAGGGTGCGTCCTCCTTGTTCGAAGGAATCCAGGACTGTCAGTGCAAAATGTTTCATGTTCTTCCGCTAGATTTGCGCTGTATGATTTCCCATATAGTGATATTGCATAAAGTGTTTGTGTTTATGCTCCAAGTGTGGCACAGGAAAGCGTAAATTTCCTTTCTAACCTGAGACGGTATTTGTGCATTGATGAGCAGCTTGTTTTGGTTGGATATTTTAATTGCGTTTTGAATTCAAGCGATAGGTCAAGTGGTAGAATAGTTAAAAGCAAAAGCAGTGAAGTGTTGTCACAAGTGATCGCAGAGTATGAGCCACAGGATATTGCGGAGTGCTTGGAGGGCTCCCTAGCTATGAAGTACGCTCAttttcagggcagcagccatgcCCGCTGGACCCACTGTACCTTTCATTAGATACATTCCTAAATTTATCGCAGTTATGGTGTTTCGCCGACTTCGTTTACTGATCACTGCCTTGTAGAATGTCAAATGGGATCAAAGAAAGAGAGCAAGAGTTTTTCGTGGGAGCAATAGAAATTGAATTGCAATTTATTAAGGGATCAATCTTTCAATGTAGCAGTGATGCCTGAAATTAAGAATATCTATTAAGATAGTGGGGACAAAATAAGAGAGCATGCTTTCCTATTTATATCTATTTCTATCTGTTGCTTGAAAAGTTCCGCTGCAGTTTGAACTTTTCAAGCAACAGATAAAAAATTAAAGCGATAGAAAGATCCAACATTTTATTTTTtgatgccaaaaagaaagagaaagggctTAAGATGAGTTTTGGAAAGATAACAGCGCTTGAATGTGAAACGCCAGGTTTGTATGCCGAAGATCTGCGTAGTATCAAACAG encodes:
- the LOC142590347 gene encoding uncharacterized protein LOC142590347, whose translation is MIYRQQIAVEVIDNRKVLEKRSTLMAASEVAPGRQPSHNTHDSNTSPNSDTEHMAGDLYVESDRSKRDVKSPSDWRNFSIDDESPQARKSKKRRALRKSAQETGTLHESRNLSSLRQLARRAQEKPAKPTKGKPAASIESTPRSVLAEGPKPIYFLPPVVAPVVAAVPPPNRVDKIMPTAAERDKASDESGDSFDEMDFVVDSAPVPIVSAPVPFTDPILPKPSAKRLPVIVKSFEDEGDKPHFVQRYQNAASGPEPAFRGRPARPTSNLPVATHTPATASATPVGAGATTSLAHGETSGPRALRAEEDAAAEMRAAGRREERQAPSMPPDGRRTPVRRASRKRSMSRRSSMTSQKPDSFATSGQRVAQVPQMATQASSSVASAKGPSSGSVTPAEAAPRKLLQSQRRKVSRLSQTSHKPPSDDLQSAFQTGKLAKDPKLSKSASEPNGSARHGAALAVGVATTGGPSDIGGASGEMKQVVQDEPSPAQPGPTGKTLHTAAAASEAARSTGKRTEGVEEHPGKHKPSSSEPRQDGAKSVESSKAQHLDTRTVTAASHLEATDHSKRSGGKMVRSLRKLAVGLRRRSRRPPLSGKSLESNQSVEDAATARAADVSTVSGESAAQEPGNLVSPSVASVAGTSAAQFNNPQAPEIKAATGLFQQWERTTASGQRAAADPPPAIVVHESASQMPAKTTSSGTSSGTLHSSPIAKESERGPTAAGAGVEAKDAVPGDAARSAGVQSPKESRDASTKTSALRKRRSRRSRKERQTSNERDDPDSEGHQ